The candidate division WOR-3 bacterium region GTTGAGATATAATCACTGTACTGCTGGCCCATAAGAAAGGTACGCAAACCGATATCAAAAACCCAGTTGTGCCATCTATCAGCAGTCTCGGTCTGTACGGTCTTTTCCTGAATGGATATTTCAATATCATCGGCTATCGGTGTCCGTGCGATGTAGCGTATAAGACCGAGCTTGATCTTCTTGGCCAGCATCCTTCTGATTGTATCTTCGGAATCGAATTTAGCCACGGCAAAAGATAATGTATCATCCATCCCTGCATAAGCCCGGAGTCCGAAAAATTGGATAGTATATTTTGTTCCGCCGCTTGATGTCTCTTCAGTTGTAATAAGAATGTGGATATCAGCAACCGCCCGGTCGATGACATAGTCGACAAAAGTTATCTCTGATTTAATGAAATCCATATCACAGTCTTCACAATCGATATAGACATTCGGCGCATCAATTACCAAAGAATCAGAAGCGGTGTCAGCATTAGCAAAATTCAAAAAAAAGGCAAGTAATAAAAAATAAAACTTTACATTGAAATACTTCATATCGCCACCTCTTTTACCACAACTTTGCTTTTTCGATAGAAAACAACCATAAGGCAGGGCATATTCGCCGGGAATATATGAACCAACACCGAATATTCCCCCTAACTCTTAACTCTATTCCTCTGAACCCTCGACGATCATCTTTTTTAATTGCTCAGCTTCAGGATGATTGGGCATTACTTCAAGTGCGTGTTTGAAATAGGAAGCTGCCTTTTTTTTATCTCCCGAATAATAGAACGTCGCACCGAGATTCACCAGGGCAGGCACAAAATCAGGTTCCAGTTCAATCGATTTCTTGAAACTTTCTATTTCTTTATCCCGCCACTCTTTTTTACCACTTTGATTGAATTTAAAGCGATACGCCATCCCTAATAAATTATAGCCGACCGCAGAACCTGGTGCCTGGGCAATACCTTTATTATAAAATTCAATTGCTCTATCGAATTCACCCTTTTCAAAACACTTTGCGCCCTCATTAAAATAATCCTGAGCGCTCTTCTTTTGACTACAAGCGAGCGTAGCTAATAATAATAAAAAGACCAAACCCATCTGTCTCACAAATACCTCCTTTATTGAACCTTTTTCTTATGTTGTTGTTGTTGAAGCTCTTCAAGCTGTTTCTCGGTGAGCCTCTCGATTTCATATCCAGCACCCTTCGTAATAAAAAAGAGTTCCGCGGACTTGTCCGCTACTTCAATAAGATCAAATGCCTCTGATATATCATTTCCGACCGAAACAACCCCGTGGCTTTCCCAGATAATCAACGAATGGTTTGCAAGCTCTTTAATCGTATCATCAGCCAGTTTTTCAGTACCCGGCGGCGTATAATTCACATAGCCGATGCCGGCTGGTAAAAATAACTTTAATTCGGGATGGATCGAACCCAACAACTTATTTATCCGTATTTTTGTACGGTATTCAGAAATATTGGTCAGGGCGATTAAATATCGAGGATGGGCGTGTAGTACCGCAATCTGGTGTGGTCTGTGCTGTTTAAGGAAATTATGGACTTTGAGATGGGTGATACTCTCTGAACTCGGTTGAGCATCACTCCCCCAGAGTAATTCAAAACTATCAAGTTCCCTGCTGATATGCAAGAGCATCAAATTTTCCGCAGGTGCAGATGCGATATCACGAAACCGGGCCCCTGTTTTTGTTATTATAAAATACTCATCAGCGCAGCACCCCTCGGGTAACTTCATCTTTTTTTTCGGAAAATTATTCAGCTTGATCTCTGCGGTATTTAAGAATCGGGTAACGTTAACCGA contains the following coding sequences:
- a CDS encoding tetratricopeptide repeat protein; amino-acid sequence: MGLVFLLLLATLACSQKKSAQDYFNEGAKCFEKGEFDRAIEFYNKGIAQAPGSAVGYNLLGMAYRFKFNQSGKKEWRDKEIESFKKSIELEPDFVPALVNLGATFYYSGDKKKAASYFKHALEVMPNHPEAEQLKKMIVEGSEE
- a CDS encoding rhamnulose-1-phosphate aldolase; translation: MRNFRLNAVIKKIIQECGVVGQYLWQRGWAEASAGNISVNVTRFLNTAEIKLNNFPKKKMKLPEGCCADEYFIITKTGARFRDIASAPAENLMLLHISRELDSFELLWGSDAQPSSESITHLKVHNFLKQHRPHQIAVLHAHPRYLIALTNISEYRTKIRINKLLGSIHPELKLFLPAGIGYVNYTPPGTEKLADDTIKELANHSLIIWESHGVVSVGNDISEAFDLIEVADKSAELFFITKGAGYEIERLTEKQLEELQQQQHKKKVQ